Proteins found in one bacterium genomic segment:
- a CDS encoding MFS transporter, with product MPAAVSERDGRAFAVYGGGAFGASVLLQTILLWLVYFYAPPAGQGVTLLPPTLVGLALAAGRVVNSLSNPPVAFWSDRSRTRWGRRRPFIAVGAPALAVCFVLLWLPPRAPQGVLFAYAAGTLAAFFFLFSFVMNPYAAMLPEITPGGRGRAAAAAWQAGGSLGGVGVTMIASAWLIRRWGFGGMGAALAALALAALWIVAGGVRNEETPGRTETRPGTFWREIGAVLRHRGYRIYLLSLALLWLGTSMVNTVAVYVVTVLMGLPRDQVAVALGAVFACTVAVLPLLGRLTRALGTARALTWTLAAATVVVPLIGAIGLRGTPSAAAAQGYTLIVLAAAPLAGLLVLPNVLIADIAESDARITGRAREGMFYAVQGLVLNGATALSSALLGVVLSLGYSRGHTIGLRLIPALAGVCTLAALVVFRAYPRADAGPRGGPSG from the coding sequence GTGCCGGCCGCGGTGTCCGAGCGGGACGGCCGCGCGTTCGCCGTGTACGGGGGCGGCGCGTTCGGCGCGAGCGTGCTGCTGCAGACGATCCTGCTCTGGCTCGTCTACTTTTACGCGCCCCCGGCCGGCCAGGGCGTCACGCTGCTGCCGCCGACCCTCGTCGGCCTGGCGCTTGCCGCGGGACGGGTCGTGAACTCGCTCAGCAACCCGCCCGTGGCCTTCTGGAGCGACCGCAGCCGCACGCGGTGGGGCCGGCGCCGCCCGTTTATCGCCGTGGGCGCCCCTGCCCTGGCGGTCTGCTTCGTGCTCTTGTGGTTGCCGCCGCGCGCCCCGCAGGGAGTGCTCTTCGCGTACGCCGCGGGGACGCTCGCGGCGTTTTTCTTCCTGTTCTCGTTCGTGATGAACCCGTACGCCGCGATGCTTCCGGAGATCACGCCCGGCGGCCGCGGCCGGGCGGCGGCCGCGGCCTGGCAGGCCGGCGGATCGCTCGGCGGCGTCGGGGTCACCATGATCGCCTCGGCGTGGCTGATCCGGCGCTGGGGCTTCGGGGGAATGGGCGCGGCGCTCGCCGCACTCGCCCTCGCCGCGCTGTGGATCGTCGCGGGAGGCGTCCGCAATGAAGAGACGCCGGGAAGAACCGAGACGCGGCCGGGAACGTTTTGGCGCGAGATCGGCGCGGTGCTGCGCCACCGCGGCTACCGGATCTATTTGCTCTCGCTCGCGCTGCTCTGGCTCGGTACGAGCATGGTCAACACGGTCGCCGTTTACGTCGTCACGGTGCTGATGGGCCTGCCGCGGGACCAGGTCGCGGTGGCGCTCGGCGCCGTCTTCGCTTGTACCGTGGCTGTCCTGCCGCTTCTCGGGCGCCTGACTCGGGCGCTCGGGACCGCGCGGGCGCTGACGTGGACGCTCGCGGCCGCCACCGTGGTGGTCCCGCTGATCGGCGCGATCGGGCTCCGCGGCACGCCGTCCGCGGCGGCCGCGCAAGGGTACACGCTGATCGTGCTCGCCGCGGCGCCGCTCGCCGGCCTGCTCGTGTTGCCGAACGTGCTGATCGCGGACATCGCGGAGTCGGACGCGCGGATCACCGGCCGCGCGCGGGAGGGAATGTTCTACGCGGTGCAGGGACTGGTGCTCAACGGCGCGACCGCCCTCTCCTCGGCCCTGCTCGGCGTGGTGCTCAGCCTCGGCTACAGCCGGGGGCACACCATCGGCCTGCGCCTTATTCCGGCTCTGGCAGGGGTGTGTACGCTGGCCGCGTTGGTGGTGTTTCGAGCGTATCCGCGCGCGGACGCGGGCCCTCGAGGTGGCCCGTCTGGTTGA
- a CDS encoding histidine phosphatase family protein has protein sequence MHRAGVRGGGGIRGRCGLARVGAERRRVEGEPLALTRVYLIRHGQTGWNAEERLQGQCDSPLSGTGRAQVDRLARALAGVPFRAVYSSPLSRARDTAAAIAAPHRLPVVAVDALKEIALGKWEGLTIGEVAARYPEQLAARRRDPLRVAPQGGETIGDVRARVLPAVRAIIAAHPGETIAIVAHGAVNKAVLLSVLGLPLESYGRMAQDNAAFNVLEWDGDAVRVAAFNQTGHLEGPRPRADTLETPPTRPAYTPLPEPE, from the coding sequence ATCCACCGGGCCGGCGTCCGCGGGGGCGGCGGCATCCGAGGACGATGCGGCCTCGCTCGCGTCGGAGCCGAGCGCCGCCGCGTTGAAGGAGAGCCTCTCGCACTGACCCGCGTCTACCTGATCCGGCACGGCCAGACCGGCTGGAATGCCGAGGAGCGGCTGCAGGGCCAGTGCGACAGCCCGCTCTCCGGCACCGGACGCGCACAGGTCGACCGGCTGGCGCGCGCGCTGGCCGGGGTCCCGTTTCGCGCCGTGTACAGCAGCCCGCTGTCCCGGGCCCGCGACACCGCCGCCGCGATCGCGGCGCCGCACCGTCTGCCCGTCGTCGCCGTGGACGCGCTCAAAGAGATCGCCCTCGGCAAGTGGGAAGGCCTGACGATTGGGGAGGTTGCCGCCAGATATCCCGAGCAACTTGCGGCCCGCCGGCGGGACCCGCTCCGCGTCGCGCCGCAGGGCGGCGAGACGATCGGCGACGTGCGCGCCCGCGTGCTGCCCGCGGTGCGGGCGATCATCGCGGCGCATCCCGGCGAGACCATTGCGATCGTGGCGCACGGCGCCGTGAACAAGGCCGTGCTCCTGAGCGTGCTCGGGCTGCCGCTCGAGTCCTACGGACGCATGGCGCAGGACAACGCGGCCTTCAACGTGCTCGAGTGGGACGGAGACGCGGTGCGCGTCGCCGCCTTCAACCAGACGGGCCACCTCGAGGGCCCGCGTCCGCGCGCGGATACGCTCGAAACACCACCAACGCGGCCAGCGTACACACCCCTGCCAGAGCCGGAATAA
- a CDS encoding twin-arginine translocase TatA/TatE family subunit, whose amino-acid sequence MFDNPEKLFILFVIALLIFGPSKLATLGASLGRSIRDFRSAVRGAHDEFRQAVQEHVDTITPALPSPESMSLETPAAPDVDYGTAMSTPATPDAADVSAYPASVEAGAPAGDASTGPASAGAAASEDDAASLASEPSAAALKESLSH is encoded by the coding sequence ATGTTCGACAATCCGGAGAAGCTCTTCATTCTGTTCGTGATCGCGCTCCTGATCTTCGGGCCGTCGAAGCTGGCCACGCTGGGCGCGTCGCTCGGCCGATCGATCCGCGACTTCCGCAGTGCTGTGAGAGGCGCGCACGACGAGTTTCGCCAGGCGGTCCAGGAGCACGTTGACACCATCACCCCGGCCCTGCCCTCGCCCGAGTCTATGTCGCTCGAGACGCCCGCGGCTCCCGACGTCGATTACGGCACCGCGATGAGCACACCGGCCACCCCGGACGCGGCCGATGTCTCGGCGTATCCGGCGTCGGTCGAGGCCGGTGCGCCCGCGGGCGACGCATCCACCGGGCCGGCGTCCGCGGGGGCGGCGGCATCCGAGGACGATGCGGCCTCGCTCGCGTCGGAGCCGAGCGCCGCCGCGTTGAAGGAGAGCCTCTCGCACTGA
- a CDS encoding putative metallopeptidase — translation MRWELCRRTHDRLRRIVGALEFSHVDPSRIFCVRGYGSTSEAWARIWGLPSLWQQVLEIGPAYVVEIIEPEFSRLPEDEQDRILIHELLHIPRTFSGAIRPHRTPTFRINRRTVERFYQQYLASTTGRTSHARDGERLLPAQPAGKTMAAISPRSPATPRGHRSAPARPVRGRARRT, via the coding sequence ATGCGCTGGGAGCTCTGCCGCCGCACTCACGACCGTCTCCGCCGGATTGTCGGGGCGCTCGAGTTCTCCCACGTGGATCCGTCGCGGATCTTCTGCGTCCGTGGGTACGGCTCGACGTCCGAAGCGTGGGCTCGGATCTGGGGCCTGCCGAGCCTGTGGCAGCAGGTGCTGGAGATCGGGCCCGCCTACGTCGTCGAGATCATCGAACCGGAGTTCAGCCGGCTGCCGGAGGACGAGCAGGACCGCATCCTGATCCACGAGCTGCTGCACATTCCGCGGACTTTCAGCGGCGCGATTCGCCCGCACCGGACGCCGACGTTCCGCATTAACCGCCGGACCGTCGAGCGCTTCTACCAGCAGTACCTCGCCTCCACGACCGGACGCACGTCCCACGCGCGGGACGGGGAGCGCCTGCTGCCGGCCCAGCCGGCCGGCAAGACGATGGCCGCGATCTCGCCGCGGTCGCCCGCCACGCCGCGCGGGCACCGTAGCGCGCCGGCACGGCCGGTGCGCGGTCGGGCCCGCCGGACCTAA
- a CDS encoding DinB family protein: MDAGVAAIQEHLDDVWESLLAAVREIDDGLFQWCPGPEFNSAAILLRHLAGSERWWIGEQIGGVPAHRNRDAEFVHDDPPRGAVLRAVEEARALTRRVLSGVTAADLALPVPAKTKRLSSPEQPTRYWALLHYLEHLGYHRGQILLIRNLGRKMISAPAAAPTHRGRAAGR, encoded by the coding sequence ATGGATGCCGGTGTCGCGGCAATTCAGGAACACCTCGACGACGTATGGGAGTCGCTCCTCGCCGCCGTGCGCGAAATCGACGACGGCCTCTTTCAGTGGTGTCCCGGTCCCGAGTTTAATTCCGCCGCGATTCTGCTGCGCCACCTCGCCGGCAGTGAGCGGTGGTGGATCGGCGAGCAGATCGGCGGCGTACCGGCCCACCGCAACCGCGACGCGGAGTTCGTGCACGACGATCCGCCGCGCGGCGCCGTGCTGCGCGCGGTCGAAGAGGCCAGGGCGCTGACGCGGCGCGTGTTGAGCGGCGTGACCGCGGCCGACCTCGCCTTGCCGGTGCCCGCCAAGACCAAGCGCCTCTCGTCTCCGGAACAGCCGACCAGGTACTGGGCGTTGCTGCACTACCTCGAGCACCTCGGGTATCATCGCGGCCAGATCCTGCTGATCCGCAACCTCGGCCGCAAGATGATCTCGGCGCCGGCCGCCGCCCCTACACACCGCGGGCGCGCAGCCGGCCGCTGA
- the gyrA gene encoding DNA gyrase subunit A, whose product MAAEEKIITQPIAREMRTSYLDYAMSVIVSRALPDVRDGLKPVQRRILFGASEMGLAPDRPYRKCARVVGDVMGRYHPHGDVPVYEALVRMAQDFSFRYPLIDGQGNFGSVDGDPPGAMRYTEARLSRMAMELLADIDKETVPFEPNFDQSLKQPVVLPSRVPNLLMNGSAGIAVGMATNIPPHNLGELVDALAALIDEPKLSDADLLKIVKGPDFPTGGQILGRDGIKQAYLEGRGSMVVRATTTLEELRGGRVAIIVTELPYMVNKAALIERIAQLVRDKKLNGVSDLRDESDRRGMRIVIELRRDVNPQILQNQLFKHTQLQTTFGAIMLALVDGVPRVLTLRQMLTHYLDHRRAVVTKRTEFELRKAKARAHILEGLKIAIKFLDEVIALIRKAKDVPAARAGLMKQFKLSEPQADAILEMRLQRLTALEREKIDEEYKALIKAIAEYEDILKSPRRLMTIIKSELDEVKAKYGDERRTQIRAKETELEEEDLIPDADVVVTLTHQGYIKRLPLDTYRRQSRGGRGVMGMETKEEDYVEIVSVTTNHAFVLFFTNRGKVYRVKAYDIPEAGRTAKGTNVINLIALAQGERVTEIIPIRSFEDAGYLFFATAGGYVKRTGLMEFLNAKRAGIVTINLDKGDELIGVRFTDGKQEVVLASRRGQAIRFKEADVREMGRAAHGVRGMRLGKEDRVVGMAVSTGAVDLLVVTELGSGKRTPLKEYRLQSRGGGGVKNIRLTPKTGAVVAVRAVSDGDEVLVITARGIVSRLSVSDIPKHGRAAQGVRIKKLDANDRVSAIAPIVTREESAEA is encoded by the coding sequence ATGGCCGCCGAAGAGAAGATCATTACCCAACCGATCGCCCGCGAGATGCGTACGTCGTATCTCGACTACGCGATGTCCGTCATCGTCAGCCGGGCGCTGCCCGACGTGCGCGACGGGCTCAAGCCGGTGCAGCGGCGCATCCTGTTCGGCGCCTCCGAGATGGGCCTTGCCCCCGACCGGCCGTACCGCAAATGCGCCCGCGTCGTCGGCGACGTGATGGGCCGCTACCACCCGCACGGCGACGTACCGGTCTACGAAGCCCTCGTCCGGATGGCGCAGGACTTCAGCTTTCGCTACCCGCTGATCGACGGTCAAGGAAACTTCGGCAGCGTCGACGGCGATCCGCCGGGGGCGATGCGCTACACCGAGGCGCGGCTCTCGCGGATGGCGATGGAGCTGCTCGCCGACATCGACAAAGAGACGGTCCCGTTCGAGCCCAATTTTGACCAGAGCCTCAAGCAGCCCGTCGTCCTGCCGAGCCGGGTGCCCAACCTATTGATGAACGGCTCGGCCGGCATCGCGGTCGGGATGGCGACCAACATCCCGCCCCACAACCTTGGCGAGCTCGTCGACGCGCTGGCGGCGCTGATCGATGAACCGAAGCTGTCCGACGCCGACCTGCTGAAGATCGTCAAGGGGCCGGACTTTCCGACCGGCGGGCAGATCCTCGGCCGGGACGGCATCAAGCAGGCCTATCTGGAAGGGCGCGGCAGCATGGTGGTCCGGGCGACGACGACGCTCGAGGAGCTGCGCGGCGGCCGTGTCGCGATCATCGTCACCGAGCTGCCGTACATGGTGAACAAGGCCGCGCTGATCGAGCGCATCGCCCAGCTCGTGCGCGACAAGAAGCTGAACGGCGTCTCGGACCTGCGGGATGAGAGCGACCGCCGGGGCATGCGGATCGTGATCGAGTTGCGCCGGGACGTCAACCCGCAGATCCTCCAGAACCAGCTGTTCAAGCACACCCAGCTGCAGACGACGTTCGGCGCGATCATGCTGGCGCTCGTCGACGGCGTACCGCGGGTGCTGACCCTGCGGCAGATGCTGACCCACTACCTCGACCACCGTCGCGCGGTGGTCACGAAGCGCACCGAGTTCGAGCTGCGTAAGGCGAAGGCCCGCGCCCACATCCTGGAAGGCCTCAAGATCGCGATCAAGTTCCTCGACGAGGTGATCGCGCTGATCCGGAAGGCCAAAGACGTTCCGGCGGCGCGCGCCGGCCTGATGAAGCAGTTCAAGCTGAGCGAGCCGCAGGCGGACGCGATCCTCGAGATGCGCCTCCAGCGCCTGACGGCGCTCGAACGCGAGAAGATCGACGAGGAGTACAAGGCGCTGATCAAGGCGATCGCCGAGTACGAGGACATCCTCAAGAGCCCGCGGCGGCTGATGACGATCATCAAGAGCGAGCTCGACGAGGTCAAGGCGAAGTACGGCGACGAACGGCGGACGCAGATCCGGGCCAAGGAGACCGAGCTCGAGGAAGAGGACCTGATCCCGGACGCCGACGTCGTGGTCACGCTCACGCACCAAGGCTACATCAAGCGCCTGCCGCTCGATACGTACCGGCGGCAAAGCCGCGGCGGCCGCGGCGTGATGGGGATGGAGACGAAGGAAGAAGACTACGTGGAGATCGTCTCCGTCACCACCAACCACGCGTTCGTCCTGTTCTTCACGAACCGCGGCAAGGTCTACCGGGTCAAGGCCTACGACATCCCGGAGGCCGGGCGGACCGCGAAAGGCACGAACGTCATCAATCTGATCGCGCTCGCGCAGGGCGAGCGCGTCACGGAGATCATCCCCATCCGATCGTTCGAGGACGCAGGGTATCTCTTCTTCGCCACCGCCGGCGGCTACGTGAAACGCACCGGGCTCATGGAATTCCTGAACGCGAAGCGCGCCGGCATCGTGACCATCAACCTGGACAAGGGCGACGAGTTGATCGGCGTGCGGTTCACGGACGGCAAACAGGAGGTCGTGCTGGCCAGCCGGCGCGGCCAGGCGATCCGGTTCAAGGAGGCCGACGTGCGCGAGATGGGGCGCGCGGCGCACGGCGTGCGCGGCATGCGGCTCGGCAAGGAGGACCGCGTCGTCGGGATGGCCGTGAGCACCGGTGCCGTGGATCTGCTCGTGGTGACGGAGCTCGGATCGGGCAAGCGGACGCCGCTGAAGGAGTACCGCCTGCAGTCGCGCGGCGGCGGCGGTGTGAAGAACATCCGCCTCACGCCGAAGACCGGCGCGGTCGTGGCGGTGCGCGCCGTGAGCGACGGCGACGAGGTGCTGGTGATCACCGCGCGCGGGATCGTGAGCCGTCTGAGCGTGAGCGATATTCCGAAGCACGGCCGCGCGGCGCAGGGCGTGCGCATCAAGAAGCTCGACGCGAACGACCGCGTGTCGGCGATCGCGCCGATCGTGACGCGCGAGGAGAGCGCGGAAGCGTAG
- the gyrB gene encoding DNA topoisomerase (ATP-hydrolyzing) subunit B has protein sequence MDQTPDRSTYDAQQIQVLEGLEGVRRRPGMYVGSTGSRGLHHLVFEVVDNSVDEALAGYAKRIDVTIHKDNSVTVTDDGRGIPVDNVPKVGKPAVEVVMTMLHAGGKFGGGGYKISGGLHGVGVSVVNALSEWLEVEVQRDGSRHTQRFERGRRATPLRVTGKSSKTATTVTFKADPEIFDETEYETKILAERLDELAYLNAGLLLTLHDERSGERREFLHKGGIVELIAAQNKNKDGLGKPIAIHGTREGVEVDAAIQYNNGYLEHVYTYVNTINTTEGGTHLVGFRSALTRMINDYARRQGLIKNGDLTIQGDDVREGLTAALSVKLPEPQFEGQTKTKLGNPEVKGIVESIVGESLGEYLETHPGEGKRIVAKAIQAARAREAARQARELVRRKNALDVSTLPGKLADCAEKDPTKCELFVVEGESAGGSAKSGRDRHFQAILPIQGKILNVEKARQDKMLGHEEIRALITAVGTGIDKEFAFDKRRYDRIILMADADVDGAHIRTLLLTFLYRYMPGMIHHGKVFIAQPPLYLITAGRERHYAYTDDQRDEVTKQLTKRGANFEVQRYKGLAEMNPEQLWETTMNPATRTLLQVELDDTETNGAGDVDQLFKTLMGDEVEPRRQFIQKYAKEVRNLDI, from the coding sequence ATGGATCAGACTCCAGATCGCAGCACATATGACGCACAACAGATCCAGGTGCTTGAGGGGCTGGAAGGGGTGCGCCGGCGCCCCGGCATGTACGTCGGCAGCACCGGTAGCCGCGGTCTTCATCACCTCGTCTTTGAAGTTGTGGACAACAGCGTGGACGAGGCGCTCGCTGGATACGCCAAGCGCATCGACGTCACCATCCATAAAGACAACAGCGTCACCGTGACGGACGATGGTCGCGGCATCCCCGTCGACAACGTCCCGAAGGTCGGCAAGCCGGCCGTGGAAGTCGTCATGACGATGCTGCACGCCGGCGGCAAGTTCGGCGGCGGCGGCTACAAGATCTCCGGCGGTTTGCACGGCGTCGGCGTCTCGGTCGTGAACGCCCTCTCGGAGTGGCTCGAGGTCGAGGTCCAGCGCGACGGCAGCCGGCACACGCAGCGGTTCGAGCGCGGCCGGCGCGCGACGCCGCTCCGCGTCACCGGGAAATCGTCGAAGACCGCCACGACCGTCACCTTCAAGGCCGACCCCGAGATCTTCGACGAGACCGAATATGAGACGAAGATCCTGGCGGAGCGGCTCGACGAGCTCGCCTACTTGAATGCCGGCCTGCTGCTCACGCTGCACGACGAGCGGTCCGGTGAGCGCCGGGAGTTCCTCCACAAGGGCGGGATCGTCGAGCTGATCGCGGCGCAGAACAAGAACAAGGACGGCCTCGGCAAACCGATCGCGATCCACGGCACGCGCGAGGGCGTCGAGGTCGACGCGGCGATCCAGTACAACAACGGCTATCTCGAGCACGTCTACACCTACGTCAACACGATCAACACGACCGAGGGCGGGACGCACCTCGTCGGTTTCCGCTCGGCGCTCACACGCATGATCAACGACTACGCGCGCCGGCAGGGACTGATCAAGAACGGCGACCTGACGATCCAGGGGGACGACGTCCGCGAGGGCCTGACCGCGGCGCTGTCGGTGAAGCTGCCGGAGCCGCAGTTCGAAGGCCAGACGAAGACCAAGCTCGGCAACCCCGAGGTCAAGGGCATCGTCGAGTCGATCGTCGGCGAGTCCTTGGGCGAGTACCTCGAGACGCACCCGGGCGAGGGCAAGCGGATTGTCGCGAAGGCGATCCAGGCCGCCCGCGCCCGGGAGGCCGCGCGGCAGGCGCGCGAACTGGTGCGCCGCAAGAATGCGCTCGACGTCAGCACGCTGCCGGGCAAGCTCGCCGACTGCGCGGAGAAGGATCCGACGAAGTGCGAGCTGTTCGTCGTCGAGGGCGAGTCGGCCGGCGGCAGCGCCAAGTCCGGACGGGACCGCCACTTCCAGGCGATCCTGCCGATCCAGGGCAAGATCCTGAACGTCGAGAAGGCGCGGCAGGACAAAATGCTCGGCCACGAGGAGATCCGCGCGCTGATCACCGCGGTCGGCACCGGCATCGACAAAGAGTTCGCGTTCGACAAGCGGCGCTACGACCGCATCATCCTGATGGCCGACGCCGACGTGGACGGCGCGCACATCCGCACGCTGCTGCTGACCTTCCTCTACCGCTACATGCCGGGGATGATCCACCACGGCAAGGTCTTCATCGCGCAGCCGCCGCTCTATCTGATCACCGCGGGCAGGGAGCGGCACTACGCCTACACCGACGACCAGCGCGACGAGGTCACGAAGCAGCTGACCAAGCGCGGGGCGAACTTCGAGGTGCAGCGCTACAAGGGCCTCGCCGAGATGAACCCCGAGCAGCTGTGGGAGACCACGATGAATCCGGCGACCCGCACGCTTCTTCAAGTCGAGCTGGACGACACCGAGACCAACGGAGCCGGCGACGTCGACCAGCTGTTCAAGACGCTGATGGGCGACGAGGTCGAGCCGCGCCGGCAGTTCATCCAGAAGTACGCCAAGGAAGTCCGCAACCTGGATATCTAG
- a CDS encoding DUF721 domain-containing protein codes for MYTLRELLSDALSSLVGPRRARQGSVLEAWPVVIGPAKARHARALGVRGQTLVVATDHPAVYYELGMQRAALIEALNARAGERVIAEIQLTMRPLGASDGSGGGAANADRTGPRA; via the coding sequence ATGTACACGCTTAGGGAACTGCTGTCCGATGCGCTTTCGAGCCTCGTCGGGCCGCGTCGGGCCCGGCAGGGCAGCGTGCTGGAGGCCTGGCCAGTGGTGATCGGTCCGGCGAAGGCGCGCCATGCCCGCGCGCTCGGTGTTCGGGGCCAGACTCTTGTCGTTGCCACCGACCATCCTGCGGTTTACTACGAACTGGGCATGCAGCGGGCGGCGTTGATCGAGGCGCTGAATGCTCGCGCCGGCGAGCGGGTAATCGCGGAGATCCAGCTGACGATGCGTCCGCTCGGCGCATCCGACGGGTCCGGTGGCGGTGCGGCGAATGCCGATCGCACCGGTCCCCGAGCCTGA
- the recF gene encoding DNA replication and repair protein RecF (All proteins in this family for which functions are known are DNA-binding proteins that assist the filamentation of RecA onto DNA for the initiation of recombination or recombinational repair.): protein MWLAELRLRDFRNYAATDLAFEAGITVLVGANAQGKSNLLESVYTAALGRSPRASADVELVRFGQDRAYVRAEVRDPRADVLEIAVDRTTGEKRMKVNGVVVQRGQLLGRMAIVLAGPLDGDVIRGAAGARRRLLDAALSQASPSYFFALTRYLRVVRQRNRLLGEGAGGAALEPWDEQLVALGATLVERRRGFVRALAARAAKRHARVSDGSEGLDVTYSSTADDPGGPAPVSAGPGDGREAAALARALARHRAEEYRRRTSLVGPHRDDLRIGVNGVDLRAFGSRGQQHTAALSLRLGEAEILRDELGTWPVLLLDDVLADLDPARQIMLLREIEGPQVLLTHTVPPPAAGVALRMFMVRGGAIEAGTDVHA from the coding sequence TTGTGGCTCGCTGAGCTGCGGCTTCGGGACTTTCGCAACTACGCGGCGACGGACCTCGCGTTTGAGGCCGGCATCACGGTGTTGGTCGGCGCGAACGCGCAGGGCAAGAGCAACTTGCTTGAAAGTGTTTACACCGCGGCGCTCGGCCGGAGCCCTCGTGCCTCGGCCGACGTTGAACTCGTGCGGTTCGGCCAGGATCGGGCGTACGTACGGGCCGAGGTGCGTGATCCGCGGGCGGATGTGCTTGAGATCGCCGTCGATCGTACGACGGGCGAGAAGCGCATGAAGGTCAATGGGGTCGTCGTGCAGCGGGGTCAACTGCTTGGTCGGATGGCGATTGTGCTGGCGGGGCCGCTTGACGGCGACGTGATCCGCGGTGCGGCCGGAGCGCGGCGCCGGCTCCTCGATGCCGCGCTCAGTCAGGCGAGCCCGTCGTATTTTTTCGCGCTCACGCGGTATCTCCGGGTAGTGCGACAACGCAATCGGCTGCTCGGCGAGGGCGCCGGTGGTGCGGCGCTCGAGCCGTGGGACGAGCAACTGGTCGCCCTTGGGGCGACGTTGGTGGAGCGCCGGCGCGGTTTCGTGCGGGCGCTCGCGGCGCGGGCCGCGAAGCGGCACGCGCGCGTTTCGGACGGTTCCGAAGGGCTGGACGTGACCTACTCGTCGACGGCGGACGACCCCGGCGGCCCCGCGCCGGTCTCGGCCGGCCCCGGCGACGGCCGTGAGGCCGCCGCGCTGGCGCGCGCGCTGGCCCGGCATCGCGCGGAGGAGTACCGCCGCCGGACGAGCCTCGTTGGGCCCCATCGCGACGATCTGCGGATCGGCGTGAACGGCGTCGATCTTCGGGCTTTCGGATCTCGAGGCCAGCAGCACACGGCCGCGCTCAGTCTCAGGCTCGGCGAGGCGGAGATCTTGCGCGACGAACTCGGAACCTGGCCCGTGCTGCTGCTCGACGACGTACTCGCCGACCTTGATCCGGCGCGCCAGATCATGTTGCTGCGGGAGATCGAGGGGCCGCAGGTCTTGCTGACGCATACGGTGCCGCCGCCGGCGGCCGGCGTCGCGCTCCGGATGTTCATGGTCCGCGGTGGTGCGATCGAGGCGGGCACCGATGTACACGCTTAG
- a CDS encoding RNA-binding S4 domain-containing protein produces MEIETPRITLGDFLKWAGAADTGGRAKQMVQVGAVRVNGAVERRRGRQLAPGDRVGAGGKDYLVVAR; encoded by the coding sequence GTGGAGATTGAGACTCCGCGGATTACCCTCGGCGATTTCTTAAAGTGGGCGGGGGCCGCCGACACCGGCGGCCGCGCCAAACAGATGGTGCAAGTGGGCGCCGTGCGCGTCAACGGCGCCGTCGAGCGACGGCGCGGGCGGCAGCTCGCGCCGGGCGACCGCGTCGGCGCCGGAGGCAAGGATTACCTCGTTGTGGCTCGCTGA